The genomic interval CACGGGCCCGCCGGTCCCTTGGCCGATTTGAAGAGATCGGCCCATGGCAGAGCCGCCGGGGAAGTCTGGAGATGATGGAGAGCACTCATGGCCGGGTCCTCCGCGTGGCGACGTACGGCAGGCTTCAAGCCTGCGCACGTTCCCCACCGCTTTTGTCGCGAGAAAAGATGGGGCTGTAAGGCCGCGCCCCGGTTGGCGACCGTCAGTTAATCTTCATCGCGCTCGTGATGATGGTGTTCTCGGTACCCTGCCGACCCCCGCCAGACGCGGCGAATCGCGTGGGGTCGATCGCAGCATCGTCATGGCCGGAGGAGTTACGGCGGCGAATTTACCGCAGGTCTTCGAAAATTCGCGCCGGTATGAGGACATGGCGCCCCCTCATGGCTTCTAGGAGTCCAATTAAACACCCTCGAACTCTGAATAACTTAAATTACGTTAATTTGTTTCAATCAATAAATATAACAAGCCCCGGGGGTTCCCGCTCGAGGCCGGCCTTCGCATTCTTAGTGCTTTGCCGGGGAGTCCTTTGCCGGTTCGTTCGAGGCCGCTCTTTGGCTGAGCTGAGCGAGCCGCTTTTCGAGTTCGCGCTTTTCTGCAATCAGCCTCGCGGCGAGGATCTGATCGACCTTCGTGTGGAGCGCCCACAACTCATCGATCGACATCGTGTCGAGGTGTTCCCGATCCATGTCAGCCAGCTCCATACGGATAGAACGAGCTTGGGCATCCTAGTGTATGGGTGCGGTGCCCCGGACCCAAAGTTCGCTCAGGCAGCGCTGGTACTTTATATCGTTTAATCGATCAAATATTAAACGAGGTCAAAATCCAAAAAAGATAGTTAACTCCTTCCCGTCATGTGCTGGTGCGACAATAAACCGATGAGAAGACCGATGAGAAGACCGAGAACGACGTGCGGGCCCCGAGCAGCGATGACGGCAGCGTTCATCCTGATCGTGGGCTCCCCCACGACGTTCCCCGGCATTAGCCTGCTCATGCGTTCAAGCACCCTCACTTTGCGCACCGTGCAAGAGGAGCGCGAAGCAGACCTCACAGGATCACCTGAAAAAGATGGTTGAGTTATGACAGCGACCGCGCGCCCTCGCGGGCACAAGCGCTTGATGCTCGCTTTCTCTGGCGGCTAGGACGAGGCAATGCCTTTCCTAACGAGCGATCGCTCGCGCGAGAGATGGTGAAGCCCTGCCCTTGACGAGCTTCCCGGACATGAAATCGACTACAATGCAACGCGCGGGACTTGGGGGCGCCCATGCGGAGATCGTTGCGCTGGAGATATTCTTCACGCAAACGAGTCTAGGTCGGTCGATAGCGGAGATGGGATGAGCGCCGGCCTCCGCTTTCGCGAGGAACTTCTCGTCATGTGCGCCATTTCTCAGGCGCATGAGCGATAAGCGGGCTATGAACATCCTCCGCGAATTGCATGCTGCCGAGGAGGAATTGGTCGGGAAGGTTGTCGTGCTGAGCGACGGCAAGGCTGGCGCGATTGACCACGTGTTCCTCGACGATGTGCATGGGCTTCGCATCTCGATCGGAGGGCATGACGGCAAATGGCCGATCTCAACGGTGAAGCACATCGAGAACTAAAGGCATGACGCCAACCCCATCGTACTCTTACCGGCAATGCTCGAGCCGCTACGGCTCGCGCGTCTACGGCTTCTTGTTCGAGCGCAGAGATGGCCTCTATCACCCCTGCGGCAATCAGCCTGCATGCTCGGCGGCTTTGGCGCAGCGGATGGTCGAAGGTGGCTGGCTCGTGAAGCACGGGCAGCCCCACGGATCAGGGTCTGCGAGCGGCAGAATGAGGGATGGAAGGACTGAGGAACTCAACAAAGTTCCCCTAGAACCGAGCGCCCCTACTTCCCCAGCAGCTTAGAAAACGCTCAACGTCTGCTTCGTGAACCGCTTGCGTCTCCACGCGCGGCATTGTCGGTGACGGTCAGTGGATAGCAGTACCGGTCATTACCGAGTTTGAACTGGGCTTCGAGCGCCCGTCATCGAACAAGAGCAATGCCCTCTTGGGCGAATGACAGGTTGACCGGCGCACCTGTCGCTGGAAGCTGATCGGTTTGCCTGCTGATGACAAAAAGCTCGCCGATCGGCGTCGATACGATCATCTCGGCGTGATCGCCGAGATAAGAAGATTTTCTAACTGTTCCCGGAAGGCCATCCCCAAGCAAGATGGCGTGTGGCCGAATGGCAGCCTTTGCTGGCCCCGGGGTAAGGCCGCGCGCCGGAAGCGTCAACCGGATGGGCCCCAACATGACCTGCGCCTGCCCGTCCTGGACCGCATCGATCGTCACCTCCACAAGATTGGCATCGCCGATAAAATCAGCGACGAAGCTGTTCGCCGGAGCCTCATAAAGCTCGCGCGGCGAACCTTGCTGCGCGATCTTCGCATTCGACATCACGATGATGCGGTCGGAGACGGCGAGCGCCTCCTCCTGGTCATGCGTGACATAGGCGACGGTGAGTTCCAGCGACTGCTGGAGCTCACGGATCTCCTGCCGCACCTTGCGCCTGAGCTTGGCATCGAGATTGGAAAGCGGCTCGTCGAAAAGCAGCACCTGCGGCTCCAGCACCAGGGCACGCGCCACGGCGACGCGCTGCTGCTGGCCGCCGGATAGCTCGGCCGGGTAGCGCTTCTCGAAGCCTTTGAGCCCGACCAGAGCGAGCTTCTCCAGCGCCATCGCCTCGGCCTGCGCCTTGCCCAGGCCCTTCACCGTCGGCCCAAAGGCCGCGTTCTCCAGCACACTCATATGCGGGAATAGCGCATAGGACTGGAACACCATGCTGACGTCGCGGTCCGCAGCCGAGAGCCGTGTCACGTTCTCGCCACCGATCAGGATCTGCCCCTCGCTGGCGATCTCGAGCCCGGCGATCATGCGCAAGGTTGTCGTCTTGCCGCAGCCGGAAGGGCCGAGCAGCGTCACGAGCTCGCCCGCATGGATCGTGAAGCTGACATCGTCCACCGCCGTCACCGCGCCGTAGCGCATGCTGACATGGCTGAACTCGACGGAGGCAGGGCCGGATTTGGGCATGGCAGGTCCTATCTGGCGGGCTCGGCGGCCGAGGTCGCAAGCGCGACGGGCCTGCGGCCGAGCTTGCGCTCGCCGACGCCGAACTGGATGAGCGCGATGCCCGCCGCCATGACGACGATCAGCACCGAGGAATAGGCGATGGCGAGGCCGAACTCGCCGGCCTCGACCCGTCCGACGATGTAGGCGGTGGCGAGGTTGTACTCGGCCGACACGAGAAAGATCACGGCGCTGACCGAGGTGATGCTGCGCACGAAGCTGTAGATCAGCGCCGCGACGAGCGCTGGCTTGAGCAAGGGCAGCACCACACGGCGCAGTGTCGTGAAGCTGCGCGCCCGCAGGGTCGTCGAGGCCTCGTCGAGACTCTTGTCGATCTGTGCCAGCCCCGCAATGCCCGAGCGCACGCCAACGGGCATGTTGCGGAAGACGAAGGCGAGCACGAGGATGAGTCCCGTCCCGGTGATCTCGACCGGCGGCACGTTGAAGGCGAGGATATAGGCGACGCCGAGCACGGTGCCGGGAATGGCGAAGCTCAGCATGGTCGTGAATTCGAGCAGCCGCCGGCCGACGAAGCGCTGCCTGGTCAGCAGATAGGCGGTAAGCAGGCCGATCAGCGCCGTCAGTGGTGCCGAGATCGCGGCGACCTTCAACGTCGTGAACAAAGAGGGCCAGGCCGCGCCTTCGAAGAACAGGCCGTGGCTGAAATCGACGGCGAAGCCGGTGCGGTAATGCTCCAGCGTCGGCGTATGGTCGCGGCCCATCGTCTTGACGAAGCCGCCGATCAGGATCACCGCGTAGATCACCGCCGTCAGCAGCACCCAGGGCACGATGACCGCGGCAGAGAGCACGGTGACGAAGGTCGGCAGCTTCGCGGCAATGCCGGCATCGCCTTTGCCGGAGACGGTGGTGTAGCTCTTTCCGCCGAGCCAGCCCTGCTGCAGCCAGAAGGCGCCCAGCGTGAAGACAAGCAGCACGATGGCCAGTACTGCCGCCATGCCCTGATTATGCGCGGCGCCGACCACGGCAAAGAAGATCTTGGTCGAGAGCACTTCGAAATTGCCGCCGAGCACGAGCGGATTGCCGAAATCGGCCATGCTCTCGACGAAGCCGAGCAGAAAGGCGTTGGCGAGCCCGGGCCGCAGCAGCGGCCATGTCACAGCACGGAACGTCGCCCAATGCCTGGCACCAAGCGTCTGCGCGGCCTCTTCGAGGCTCGGTGCGATGCCCTGGACCACACCCATCAGGACGAGGAAGGCGATCGGCGCGAAGGCCAGCACTTGCGCCAGCAGCACACCTGGCAGACCGTAGATCCAGCGCGAGCGCGGGATACCGAACCACTCGGACATCAAGCCGGTCACGACGCCCGAACGGCCGAAGAGCAGGATGAGTGCAAGGCCGATGACGAAGGGCGGCGTGATGATCGGCAGCACCGTCATCGCGCGCATCAGGCGCTTGCCCGGCATCGCCGTGCGCAAGACGAGCAGCGCACAGGCGAGGCCCAGCAGCGTGGTGATGAGCCCGGTCAGCACACCGAGGATCAGCGTATTCCAGGCGACGCCGCACGCGATGCCGCCGCCTACGCAGCCCAGTCCCCAGATCGTCGAGGAGAGCAGGCGGTCGGCGAATTCGCCCAGCGCCCAGCTGCCATTGGCATCGACCAGTGCACTGCGCAGGATCGTCGCGACAGGCAGGAAGATGAAGAGACCGATCAGCAGCACCACGACACCGATGGTGGATGTGGTGAAAAGATCGCCCCGACAAAAGCCGCGATAAGCCAGGCCATGGCAGAGCAGCAAGAGAAGCGACAACAGCGTCAGCAGCGCGCCGAAACCCATGCCTGGCTGCGCGGCGCCTGCCCCACCGAGCAGCACAGCGAGCCAGGGAATGCCCTGGTCGGGCAGCGTGACCGCAAAGCCTTGTGCGAAGAACGTGACGAGACCGAAAAGCCCGACGGCGATCAGTGCCCGTCCGCTGAAAGCGGTCTCGGCACGGACAGCGAGAAGCGTCGCCGCGAGGAGCGCGATGCCGATCGGCCACAGCCACGGCGCCGCGCCTGATATCGCAAGCGCCAGCGCCGTGCCGGCCCGCCCGAACGGATAGCCGGCAAGGTCCCAGCCCTCCGGCAGGTACCAAGGCACGAGCATGTAGCCCAGCCAGCCGATTAGCAGAGCAAGCCGCGTCGAAGGGCGCATCTGATATCTCCGAGCCGGCGGGCTATTTCGGCAGCGCCTTGACCTCCTTGTCCCACTTTGTCAGCAGCCGCGTGCGCTCGGCCGACGAGCCGTATTTGACGAAATCGTAGTCGATCAGCTTCATCTCGTTCATCTTCGGCGCCTGCGGCGGCACCGGCGAGTTCTTGTTGGATGGCACCTGATACGACTTCGCGGCAGCACCCAAGGCCTGCGCGGCGGGTGTCAGCGCCCAATCGTAGAACTTCTTGGCGTTTTCCAGATTGCGTGCGCCCTTGACGATCGACATCGAGCCGATCTCGTAGCCCGTGCCCTCGCAAGGCGCGACGGCCCTGATCGGGTCGCCCTGCACCGCGAAGACGACGGCATCATGGATGAAGACGATGCCGACGGCGGTTTCGCCGAGGCTTGCCGCCTTGGCCGGCGCGGCGCCGGACTTGGTGTACTGGCTGACATTCTTGTGCAGGGCCTTGAGATAATCGAAGCCCTTGTCCTCGCCCATCAGCTGCACGACCGTGGCGAGCAGGTTATAGGCGGTGCCGGACGAGTTCGGGTCGGCGACCTGCACGTCATCCCTAAGCTTGGGATTGAGCAGATCGGCCCAGCATTTCGGCTCCGGGATGCCCTTGGCCTTGATCTGTTCGGTGTTGTAGCCGAAGCCGAGTGCGCCGGCATAGATGCCGATCGAGCGCTGCTTCGCCGCCTTCCACTGGCTCAGCGCCCAATCTTGCAGATCCTTGTTGGCTGGAGATTCGTATTCGAGCGTGAGCCCCTCTTCGGCCGCCTGAAGATGCGGGTCGCCGGTGCCGCCCCACCAGATGTCGCCGCGCGGGTTCGAGGCCTCCGCCCTGAGCTGCGCATAGACCTCGCCGGCGGATTTTCGCGTCATCGCGACCTTGATGCCCGTCTCCTTTTCGAAGGTGGTGGACATCGCGCGGCACCATTCCTCCTGCACGCCGCAATACATGACGAGCGAGCCCTGAGCCGACGCCGGCGCAGAGGCTGCACCCGCGGCCAGCATGCCCGCACTGAACAGAGCTCTGAACGTCAGGGATCTCAAAAACATGGTCCACCTCCCCGGAACGAGAACTTCACGTTCTTCGCAATTGGTTGCGACGGTGGCGCCCCCACCGCGCCAACGCAGTAAATTTTGTGCGGACTACGAAATCCCTGTGATTTCGCTGAGCTGCGATGCCAGCGCCGGCGTGCAGCACAGGATCGGATTGCCCTTGCTGATGCCGTCTCCGGCGAAGAAGTCGTTGACCCAGCCACCGGCCTCGCCAACGATCACAATGCCGGCGGCGACGTCCCAGGCGTTGATATGCAGCTCGGCGTAGGCCTCGGTGCGCCCGTTCGCGACATGACAGAGGCCCAAAGTGCCAGACCCCGAGCGCTTGATCGAGCAGCCGGCGGAATAACCGCGTCCGATCACGTCGAGATAGCGCTGCGAGGGCACACGGGCCGACCAGCCCAGTTCGACATAAGCGCGTCGGATGTCATCGGCGCCCGAGACAGCGATCGGCTGCCCGTTCAGCGTCGCGCCCTGGCCGCGCTGCGCGACATAGAGCTCGCCCAGTGCCGGTGCGGCGACGATCCCGATCGTCGGCTCGCGGTTCAGCAGGAAGCCCACGGAGACGCACCAGTTGCGATCGCCACGCGCGAAGTTCGAAGTACCGTCGATCGGATCGATGATCCAGACCGCGTCGCTGGCCGCGCCGCCGCCCTCCTCGCCGATCACCGTGTCGCCAGGGAAAAGCTCTGCCAGCCGCGCACGCAAAAAGTCCTCGACGGCGCCATCGGCGACGGTGAGCCAATCCTGCGCCCCCTTCATCGTGACGCCGAGGCTTTCCTTGCGGCCGAAATAGTCGAGCGCAACGCGCCCCGCCTCGGCGACGAGGCCTTGGGCCGCGTAGCGGCGCAGCAGGAGTTCGGCTGGCGTCATGACGGCGATCTTGCCATCGGGATCGCGGCGATAGGCGCTCGCTTCAGCCACTTCGAGGCACCCCCTAAACGGCACATTCTTCTTGTCTGCTTGACTATTGAAACAAGCATTCCATTCTCTGCGCCGCCAAGTCAAGGCCGCAGACTGCCTTCTCGACGTCCTCCGCCGCGTCACAGAATCATGTCAGACTGGACTACGACGCATTCGCGACACGGTTGAACGAGCGCGCGCGTTGCCGAAGCGGCGCGGCAGGTGGCCGATTTCGCGAAGCCCGATTGGTGGAGGCTCGAAGCGCGGCTGGCAGCAAATCGACGGCGCCATCGCAGAGAACGATCCGTATTGCCTCGGCGTCGTGCTGCTGACCTCTATTATCTCTACGTCGTGGCCGGCCCGAAGCGCGTCTGGAAATTCAACAACGACCCAGCGCATGAATAGATGCTGTCCGGCGGCTGATGGTCCGGCCTCAGCGTCCGAGAGGCACCGGCGCCTGGATCGTCCAATCTGCGATGGGGATGTGCTGTCCCGAACGGACAACCGAAATCCTGTCGAAGGTAATGCTCCGGCCCGCGAGGCGCTGGCTGAATTCGGCGGCAGCTGGCGCCTTCACCTCCTCCGGCAGATTGCCATAAAGCAGCGAGACATGCGGCGTGAAGCATTCGGTACCCTGTGGATCGAGGCGTCGCTTCAGCCTGTCGAGCTGC from Bradyrhizobium arachidis carries:
- a CDS encoding ABC transporter ATP-binding protein; protein product: MPKSGPASVEFSHVSMRYGAVTAVDDVSFTIHAGELVTLLGPSGCGKTTTLRMIAGLEIASEGQILIGGENVTRLSAADRDVSMVFQSYALFPHMSVLENAAFGPTVKGLGKAQAEAMALEKLALVGLKGFEKRYPAELSGGQQQRVAVARALVLEPQVLLFDEPLSNLDAKLRRKVRQEIRELQQSLELTVAYVTHDQEEALAVSDRIIVMSNAKIAQQGSPRELYEAPANSFVADFIGDANLVEVTIDAVQDGQAQVMLGPIRLTLPARGLTPGPAKAAIRPHAILLGDGLPGTVRKSSYLGDHAEMIVSTPIGELFVISRQTDQLPATGAPVNLSFAQEGIALVR
- a CDS encoding inositol monophosphatase family protein, which encodes MAEASAYRRDPDGKIAVMTPAELLLRRYAAQGLVAEAGRVALDYFGRKESLGVTMKGAQDWLTVADGAVEDFLRARLAELFPGDTVIGEEGGGAASDAVWIIDPIDGTSNFARGDRNWCVSVGFLLNREPTIGIVAAPALGELYVAQRGQGATLNGQPIAVSGADDIRRAYVELGWSARVPSQRYLDVIGRGYSAGCSIKRSGSGTLGLCHVANGRTEAYAELHINAWDVAAGIVIVGEAGGWVNDFFAGDGISKGNPILCCTPALASQLSEITGIS
- a CDS encoding ABC transporter substrate-binding protein, yielding MFLRSLTFRALFSAGMLAAGAASAPASAQGSLVMYCGVQEEWCRAMSTTFEKETGIKVAMTRKSAGEVYAQLRAEASNPRGDIWWGGTGDPHLQAAEEGLTLEYESPANKDLQDWALSQWKAAKQRSIGIYAGALGFGYNTEQIKAKGIPEPKCWADLLNPKLRDDVQVADPNSSGTAYNLLATVVQLMGEDKGFDYLKALHKNVSQYTKSGAAPAKAASLGETAVGIVFIHDAVVFAVQGDPIRAVAPCEGTGYEIGSMSIVKGARNLENAKKFYDWALTPAAQALGAAAKSYQVPSNKNSPVPPQAPKMNEMKLIDYDFVKYGSSAERTRLLTKWDKEVKALPK
- a CDS encoding PRC-barrel domain containing protein, whose protein sequence is MNILRELHAAEEELVGKVVVLSDGKAGAIDHVFLDDVHGLRISIGGHDGKWPISTVKHIEN
- a CDS encoding iron ABC transporter permease, whose protein sequence is MRPSTRLALLIGWLGYMLVPWYLPEGWDLAGYPFGRAGTALALAISGAAPWLWPIGIALLAATLLAVRAETAFSGRALIAVGLFGLVTFFAQGFAVTLPDQGIPWLAVLLGGAGAAQPGMGFGALLTLLSLLLLLCHGLAYRGFCRGDLFTTSTIGVVVLLIGLFIFLPVATILRSALVDANGSWALGEFADRLLSSTIWGLGCVGGGIACGVAWNTLILGVLTGLITTLLGLACALLVLRTAMPGKRLMRAMTVLPIITPPFVIGLALILLFGRSGVVTGLMSEWFGIPRSRWIYGLPGVLLAQVLAFAPIAFLVLMGVVQGIAPSLEEAAQTLGARHWATFRAVTWPLLRPGLANAFLLGFVESMADFGNPLVLGGNFEVLSTKIFFAVVGAAHNQGMAAVLAIVLLVFTLGAFWLQQGWLGGKSYTTVSGKGDAGIAAKLPTFVTVLSAAVIVPWVLLTAVIYAVILIGGFVKTMGRDHTPTLEHYRTGFAVDFSHGLFFEGAAWPSLFTTLKVAAISAPLTALIGLLTAYLLTRQRFVGRRLLEFTTMLSFAIPGTVLGVAYILAFNVPPVEITGTGLILVLAFVFRNMPVGVRSGIAGLAQIDKSLDEASTTLRARSFTTLRRVVLPLLKPALVAALIYSFVRSITSVSAVIFLVSAEYNLATAYIVGRVEAGEFGLAIAYSSVLIVVMAAGIALIQFGVGERKLGRRPVALATSAAEPAR